The Acidimicrobiia bacterium genome has a segment encoding these proteins:
- a CDS encoding alpha/beta hydrolase gives MRTVTIPWEGGSVTGRFEPAGDPGTPGVLLAHGAGTNQDHPMMVALRDGLASSGFPVVTFNYPYTEAGRKSPDSPSRLLACHAAAAAWCRAEVDPEMVLAGRSMGGRIASMLVAGGEPAAGLILFSYPLHPAGRPEKLRKDHLPDITVPVLSIVGTRDALATMDLYNRWVRPLPAFTTVEIEDADHSLRVRKASGRTNADALSDAIEAAADWLRRLA, from the coding sequence GTGAGGACCGTCACGATTCCATGGGAGGGCGGCTCGGTCACGGGGCGCTTCGAGCCCGCCGGCGACCCCGGCACGCCGGGCGTCCTGCTGGCGCACGGCGCCGGGACCAATCAGGACCATCCGATGATGGTTGCGCTCAGAGACGGTCTCGCTTCTTCCGGGTTTCCGGTGGTCACGTTCAACTACCCCTACACCGAGGCAGGTAGGAAGAGCCCGGACTCACCGTCCCGGTTGCTCGCCTGTCACGCGGCGGCCGCCGCCTGGTGTCGCGCTGAAGTAGATCCTGAGATGGTGCTGGCCGGCCGCTCGATGGGCGGACGGATCGCATCGATGCTCGTCGCCGGAGGGGAGCCGGCGGCCGGACTGATCTTGTTTTCATATCCGCTCCATCCCGCCGGTCGTCCTGAGAAGCTCCGCAAGGATCACTTGCCCGACATCACCGTCCCGGTACTGTCCATCGTCGGGACCCGCGACGCACTGGCGACTATGGACCTCTACAACCGGTGGGTGCGGCCGCTGCCGGCGTTCACGACGGTTGAGATCGAGGATGCCGATCACTCGCTCCGGGTGCGGAAGGCGTCGGGGCGAACGAACGCTGACGCCCTTTCCGACGCGATCGAGGCAGCCGCCGACTGGTTGCGCAGGCTCGCCTGA
- a CDS encoding aldehyde ferredoxin oxidoreductase C-terminal domain-containing protein, whose product MEDTALKPANELQFNRYHIDLTDRSVRFERVSCDDLEDALGGVARATKLLHDTVIDDAYAASAPLVMNLGLLTGTRVMTGLRTYFHGYSPLKSSKVGAPGLMWSAGSGHLGTKLRGLDIDEVVFTGRCSNPTMISFSVAVDPAAGTLGPADIEFLDAEALVGMQVNPKIQELHRRYPDAHFAVIGPAGENYNNVRYASIALSTDNQLKSGDSKPRFCGRGGFGGVMGSKNLQAIVVDGPNPAASGRGLKDVNREINLGDGSRMFREIGTWRMMATQHDIGGLPQLNFNPPLDDRAIALQRPTFEKGPYVVKSESCYLCGIKCHKNVYDETPDGEAGEFRVKLDYEPLALLTTNLGIYDPDQALDIVRLCDEFCMDSISLGVTLGYAMEWNRRHPTDPIAGGLSYGDFHDILGAITAIGEGRLPELGQGSLRLAARMGDSSFAMQSKGVEYPAYMPHSNPGYPWALAGGHMSMRTFLLLNVERETGVDYWVDAITRRGPQTILSDFDGLCKFAGVSYEVHAEALRLASGLDVTAENLEAVVDRTFVRGYANERTRGYGKEDYVLPAAAHGTLKSSTLPYFNTPEFFKDLQERVMEKLDQRAADAGFM is encoded by the coding sequence ATGGAAGACACCGCGTTGAAACCTGCTAACGAGCTTCAGTTCAATCGATACCACATCGACCTGACCGACCGGTCAGTGAGATTCGAGCGCGTGTCATGCGATGACTTGGAGGACGCTCTCGGTGGAGTAGCTCGTGCAACCAAGCTCCTGCACGACACCGTCATCGATGACGCCTATGCGGCTTCTGCACCCCTTGTGATGAACCTCGGGCTTCTGACCGGCACGCGAGTGATGACTGGTCTCCGGACCTACTTCCACGGCTACTCCCCTCTCAAGTCCTCCAAGGTGGGGGCCCCGGGGTTGATGTGGAGCGCAGGGAGCGGCCACCTCGGCACGAAGCTGCGTGGACTTGACATCGATGAGGTCGTGTTCACCGGACGGTGCAGCAACCCAACGATGATCAGTTTTTCCGTTGCCGTTGATCCGGCGGCAGGAACGCTCGGGCCAGCAGATATCGAGTTTCTCGATGCCGAAGCTCTTGTCGGCATGCAGGTGAATCCGAAGATCCAGGAGTTGCATAGGCGATACCCGGACGCGCATTTTGCGGTGATCGGACCGGCTGGCGAGAACTACAACAACGTGCGATACGCTTCTATCGCCTTATCGACCGATAATCAACTGAAAAGCGGTGATTCGAAGCCGCGATTCTGTGGCCGGGGAGGGTTCGGAGGCGTGATGGGCTCCAAGAATCTCCAGGCCATCGTTGTCGACGGCCCCAATCCCGCAGCGTCGGGCAGAGGACTCAAAGACGTCAACAGGGAGATCAACCTTGGTGACGGTAGCCGGATGTTCCGCGAGATAGGCACCTGGCGAATGATGGCTACGCAGCACGATATTGGAGGCCTACCTCAGCTGAATTTCAATCCTCCTCTCGACGATCGGGCCATTGCGCTCCAGCGACCGACGTTCGAGAAGGGTCCGTACGTCGTCAAGTCGGAGAGCTGCTACCTGTGCGGCATCAAATGCCACAAGAACGTCTACGACGAAACACCCGACGGCGAAGCCGGCGAATTCCGAGTCAAGCTCGACTACGAGCCCCTGGCTCTACTAACCACCAACCTCGGCATCTACGACCCCGACCAGGCCCTCGACATCGTGCGCCTGTGTGACGAGTTTTGCATGGATTCGATTTCGCTTGGCGTCACGCTCGGGTACGCGATGGAATGGAACCGCAGACATCCAACGGATCCAATCGCCGGCGGATTGTCCTATGGAGACTTCCACGACATTCTCGGCGCGATCACCGCCATCGGGGAAGGCAGGCTTCCGGAACTTGGGCAGGGGTCGTTGCGTCTGGCCGCCCGGATGGGCGATTCAAGCTTCGCCATGCAGTCAAAAGGTGTTGAATACCCCGCCTACATGCCACACTCGAATCCCGGCTACCCGTGGGCACTGGCCGGTGGTCATATGTCGATGAGAACCTTCCTCCTCCTCAACGTCGAGAGAGAAACTGGCGTCGATTACTGGGTAGACGCCATTACCAGGCGTGGGCCACAAACCATCCTCTCAGACTTCGACGGGCTCTGTAAGTTCGCCGGAGTCAGCTACGAGGTGCATGCTGAGGCGCTGCGTCTTGCTTCCGGATTAGACGTGACCGCGGAGAACCTCGAAGCGGTGGTCGATCGAACTTTCGTGCGCGGCTACGCCAACGAACGGACACGTGGGTATGGAAAGGAAGACTACGTCCTTCCGGCTGCTGCCCACGGGACTCTCAAGTCGAGCACCCTCCCCTACTTCAACACACCTGAGTTCTTCAAGGACCTTCAGGAACGAGTGATGGAGAAACTCGACCAGCGGGCCGCCGACGCAGGCTTCATGTGA
- a CDS encoding MFS transporter: MRRPIFLSLAITVVCAFPVFLLGALSIQMRGDLGFSLTMLGLFIAVFRGSGALVAVPLGRLADRIGPASSMRIAALIAAVAAAGTAGLARSPVTLVVFLIVAGTANALGQASANLTLARGVEDGKQGMAFGLKQSALPIGALLAGLTVPLLAVTVGWRWAFALAAVAASAVAIAAQSDHSKTPTIDRSNRRGTTGSTRLGLLTTGMLFAMAAATSLPAFTVEAAASSGLREGLAGLLLTAGSLCAVAVRLTAGSLADRRGGRHLQVVSRMIAAGVIGFLLLSLDTVWALILGTFIAFGLGWGFNGVFWFAVVRLNDEAPGRASATVMVGGMIGGLVGPITFGWLADTFGYPTSWRVAALWAAIGAATIHLARRQILADSRVVAGTTSTEIEFG; encoded by the coding sequence CAGCCTGACGATGCTCGGATTGTTCATAGCGGTATTCAGGGGGAGCGGCGCACTCGTGGCGGTACCGCTTGGGCGACTAGCCGACAGAATCGGCCCGGCTTCCTCGATGCGGATCGCCGCTCTGATCGCTGCGGTTGCAGCTGCCGGGACCGCCGGCCTCGCTCGGAGCCCGGTCACGCTCGTCGTGTTCCTGATCGTCGCCGGCACCGCCAACGCCCTCGGCCAGGCGAGCGCCAATCTCACCCTCGCTCGCGGAGTAGAAGACGGAAAGCAAGGGATGGCCTTTGGACTGAAGCAGTCAGCGCTACCCATCGGCGCGCTCCTAGCCGGATTGACGGTGCCGCTTCTGGCAGTGACTGTCGGCTGGAGATGGGCGTTCGCCCTGGCCGCCGTGGCTGCTTCGGCGGTAGCGATAGCAGCTCAGAGCGATCACTCGAAGACGCCTACCATCGATCGCTCGAACCGCCGTGGAACAACCGGCTCTACACGCCTGGGGCTCCTCACGACAGGCATGCTGTTCGCCATGGCTGCAGCCACCAGTCTGCCGGCCTTCACGGTCGAAGCAGCAGCATCGAGCGGCCTCCGGGAAGGGCTGGCAGGGCTGCTACTAACAGCTGGAAGCCTGTGCGCGGTCGCCGTTCGTTTGACCGCCGGTTCGCTCGCCGATCGACGGGGAGGTCGTCATCTCCAGGTTGTATCGAGGATGATCGCCGCTGGAGTCATCGGCTTTTTGCTCCTCAGCCTTGACACAGTATGGGCGCTGATTCTCGGCACCTTTATTGCGTTCGGCCTCGGCTGGGGATTCAACGGCGTGTTCTGGTTCGCTGTTGTGAGGCTCAACGATGAAGCTCCCGGACGAGCCAGCGCAACTGTCATGGTGGGAGGAATGATTGGAGGCCTTGTTGGACCAATAACCTTCGGATGGCTAGCCGACACATTCGGATACCCAACCAGTTGGAGAGTAGCGGCGCTCTGGGCCGCCATAGGGGCCGCCACGATCCACCTTGCTCGACGCCAGATCCTGGCGGACAGTCGCGTTGTAGCGGGCACAACCTCGACCGAAATTGAGTTCGGATGA
- a CDS encoding trypsin-like peptidase domain-containing protein: MDYYAVDFESPSRRPPERSHGFGRLLLAAILGATLTLGGAYGLGTLYIPDEPVVAVERPATAAMPVLAIMDGEFSPAEVAESVVPAVVTVEIEVNTPSGVVAQGSGSGVIIDQAGYIVTNDHVAGNAASIRVILSDGRIYDATLVGTDPLTDLAVLRIEAGDLTAVEFGSTDGMRVGEPAVAIGSPLGLQGGPSLTVGVLSAFGREVQTSATTILYGMLQTDAPITQGSSGGALVDDQGRLIGITTAVGVSSVGIEGIGFATPIEVVQRIVADLLDDGVVANGLLGINGVTDFVDTSDGGSRPTGVRVEAIEPGSGASAAGLQLGDVITAVEGVNIDTMDELISALRRRGAGDAVMLEIQRGGAVVEVTATLGTL; this comes from the coding sequence ATGGACTACTACGCCGTCGATTTCGAATCGCCTTCCCGGCGCCCACCCGAACGATCGCACGGGTTCGGCCGGCTGTTGCTCGCCGCGATCCTCGGCGCCACCCTGACTCTCGGCGGCGCCTACGGTCTCGGGACGCTCTATATTCCCGATGAGCCGGTGGTAGCCGTCGAAAGGCCGGCAACCGCAGCGATGCCGGTGCTGGCGATCATGGACGGGGAGTTCTCGCCGGCTGAGGTTGCTGAATCCGTCGTTCCGGCCGTTGTCACCGTTGAGATCGAGGTCAATACGCCGAGCGGAGTTGTCGCCCAGGGATCCGGGTCGGGTGTGATCATCGACCAGGCCGGCTACATCGTTACCAACGATCACGTTGCAGGCAACGCCGCTTCGATCCGTGTCATCCTCTCGGACGGCCGGATCTACGATGCCACCCTGGTCGGGACCGACCCTCTCACAGATCTGGCGGTGCTCCGCATCGAGGCCGGCGACCTGACGGCGGTTGAGTTCGGTTCAACCGATGGGATGCGGGTAGGTGAACCCGCCGTCGCCATCGGCAGCCCGCTCGGACTGCAGGGCGGGCCGTCGCTCACCGTTGGCGTCCTGTCGGCGTTCGGTCGTGAGGTGCAAACCTCAGCGACCACGATTCTCTACGGCATGCTGCAAACCGACGCTCCGATCACGCAAGGTTCCAGCGGTGGAGCGTTGGTAGACGATCAAGGCCGCCTCATCGGAATCACCACGGCGGTCGGAGTGAGCTCGGTCGGCATCGAAGGGATAGGATTCGCCACGCCGATCGAAGTCGTGCAGCGGATCGTCGCCGACCTCCTCGATGACGGCGTCGTCGCCAACGGGCTACTCGGCATCAACGGAGTGACGGACTTCGTCGACACCAGCGATGGCGGGTCTCGCCCGACGGGTGTCCGGGTTGAGGCGATCGAGCCCGGGTCGGGTGCCAGCGCGGCGGGTCTTCAGCTCGGTGATGTGATCACAGCTGTCGAAGGCGTCAATATCGACACGATGGACGAGTTGATCTCTGCACTTCGACGCCGGGGCGCCGGTGACGCGGTGATGCTAGAAATCCAGCGCGGCGGGGCCGTGGTGGAAGTGACCGCCACCCTCGGCACGCTCTGA